Part of the Bacteroides acidifaciens genome, GTATGCCGGGTCGATTTTCAGATGCTTCGCCAGTTCGGGGACGGCTTTCTTCATTCCTTCAATCACACATTGGGCTATCTGATAAGCCCCGTAAGGATTGAAGTGGGTGTTGTCGGCAAAATCCTTGGTCTGTCCCGGATAAGTGCCTGCCAGGTAATGTACGAAAGCACGTTTGGACGTTTCGGGACCGAGGGCTTCATAGAGCGTGCGGGTCATTTCGTTGAGGTCAATCAACGGCACATTCTCTTTGGCGGCAAGCCAGCGCATGGCTTCCGGGTAATTTTCGTGCGTGTCGCGGATATGCCCGGTCGCGTCAAAGCTCCGGCGTTGGGTGGGGGTGACCAGTACGGGATATGCTCCGCGTGCACGGGCTTCGTCAATGAATGTTTTCAGACTGGTCATGAAAGAGTAATACGCTCCTTTGCCGGGGCCTTTCTGCTTCTGGTCGTTATGTCCGAACTCCATAAAGAGATAATCGCCTTTCTTCATTTGGCTCAATGCTTTTTTCAGGCGTCCTGCTCCGATAAAGGTATTGGCAGATTCGCCGGATTCCGCATAATTGGCAATGCAGACGTCTGTTCCGAAGAAGTGGGGAATCATCTGTCCCCAACTGGCCCACGGTTCGTTATCCTGGTCTACTACCGTGCTGTTGCCGCACAGGAAAACTGTGATAACCGACGGGTCGGCAGGTTCTATATTGATACTCTGGCATACAGGTGCGTCACCGTTGAATTCCAGTGTCAATTTATCATCCCAGTTCAGTTTCTTTTTCTCACGTGCCTTGATACGCACGGATTCTTTCTCGGTGATGCGGGGATTCCGCTTGTTGATGATAAACGTCTCGTCTATGAACTGGCCTTTTTTTGTCGGCAGATTCTCTACGAACAGACGACGGGATTCTCCCCGTACAGTTGTCACTCCTGCCTGCTTCTTGCTTCCGAGACGAACGGTCACTTTGTAATTTCCATCTGGTACGCGGACAGAGAAGAAGAAAGGCGCTTTGTTTCCTTTTTCGGGTGTGGCGGTGAGGTCGTATCCGTATCCCGTCTCCTCGCTATATCGGGGTGCGTCCGACAGTTGGTAGGTGCGGACTTCTTCTTGAGCATTGACGGTCAGTGTAGCCAAGAGTAGTAAGCCTATGATAGTAGTTTTCATTATAATATAAATTAAAGTATATCCGTTTAGTTAATCTTCGGTTTCAGTTCGTCGGGAGAATCTTTGGTGTAAGACTTCACATCTCCCGCTACTTTAGTAAACAGCGTTTGTATCTGCTCCGGCGTTATTACCGTTGACGGGCGGAAAGCATCCGAATTCATATAATCCAGGATTGCTTTGTGCATCTGTCGGGCAACGATTCTTTTTTCCGGCTGTGAAGTAATATCCATACTGGTCATCAGCAACTTTCCGTTCAATACCTTTGCCTCAAACAACATTCCTATTTTGCGACTGATAAACCACGTATCAATGCTTTGGATAGTCGGCTGGAACTCTGCCGGAAAGTCGGTGAACTGCATCACCTGTGCTTTATTCAATAGCTCCCACCATTGCAGGTTGCTGTGGTATTCCGTCGGGAACTGGCGGAAAAGCGGATGATATTCATTCACGAAGATACCCGTCATGTGCGGTGGACGCATCTTGAACCAGGAAGTGTTCCAGAATACCGGAGTAAAGTATTGTTTGACTTCTTTGCCGTATTGAATCTTTCCGGCTGCCGTAATCAAAACGTTTCCGCCTTCCTGCAATACCGATAAAGCCTTGGCGTCCAGTGTATCCGTGGTATATACATCACCCTGTGTCAGTTCTACTTGTGCGGGATATACCCAGAAATCCCAGTCATTCACGGCATCACTGCCCTCGATACGTACTTCCAGATTAAGTTTCTGCGGAGTAGTGATTCCTGCTAAATCCATATCTACACTACCCAAAGAACAGAGATTACCGATAGGTATATTGTGAGTACCTACACTTCCATGGGCATATACTTTTCCGAACTTATCCTTGATAGTATAAACCGTTTTTGCTTCCTGCAAAGGAGCTGCCCCGAAATGAGACACTTCGATGTCGGCATGGAATGTTTCGTTATTGGCATATACAAATTTCGGGATACGCGCCAATGGCACAGTCGGACTGCAAAAACGTCTGAACTGTTCTGCATTGATATATCCTTTTTCTTCGAAGAATACGTCCAACACACCGACCAATGCAGTTCCCTGACCGGAATAATCATTGAGAGCCAACAACTGGAATCCAGCATAATCGGGAGTGCGCAATGTCTTTTCAATCTCATGCTTGTAGCAGAGAGCCTGAAGTTTACCCGAAGCCATCATAAAGTCGTAACTTTGACTTCCCATATGGTTATCATTCAGAATATCCCGGAAGATTTCAAAATTCTTCGCTTTGTTGACCCCGGTGTACTTACGGATTTCATTGAAATTAGGGAATACGCACCATTGACCTGTCTCATGTGAAACATACGGCTGCTTCACCGTATCTATCCTTGCACGGTAGTCTGACATGCTTTCCGGACGGGCACCTGCCCAACTCAATCCACGTGCTCCGGCTTTCACATGAAACTCATTGTGAGGTTGCCACTGCCAGCTATTTCCTACGGAAGCTCCCGTATATACATGACGCGGGTCGGTCGCTTTCCAATAATCCACAAACTTGCTTACCCATGCCACCCAACGACCGGAAGGCTCATTGCCGCAAGCCAGCATACAATAAGAAGCGTAATTCCCATATTCTTTCGTCAGAGCAATCGTTTCATCCATCAGATACTTGTCAATCGGCTGTCCGTTACCCAGTCTCGGTCCATGGTTCGGCCAGCTCGGCCCTTCCGGTTGCAGGTAGAAACCTACAAGGTCGGCAGCGATAAAAGCCGCTTCCGGCGGACAGAAAGAGTGGAAACGCATATGGTTCAACCCGTAGCTGCGGCAAATGCGGAATACCCGTTCCCAGGAAGCTACATCCATCGGCGCATAGCCTGTCAACGGGAAATCACAGTTTTCTACCGTGCCGCGAAGCATTGTCTTTCTGCCGTTCACATAGAACCATTTTCCTTCTATCTTGAAGTCGCGCATACCGAACTGCACTTGCTTCGTATCCGTCTGTTTACCGTTGCTCAACGTGGCTGTCAGTTTGTAGAGTGCAGGGCTGAATTCATCCCATGTCAGGAAATCCTTTCCCATCGGAAGTTCCATTTCAACCGCATTGTCTCCTGGACGGATACTGAAAGTTTGTTGTACGGGAGCGACTTTGTGGCGGATGTCCGTGTTGAAACTCTCGGCGGAAAGCGTGATTTCTCCTTTGGCGGAAGAGGCGGACTGTACATTCATGCGTACCAGCGCTTTCTGATTGCTCAAATCGGGATATACTTGAATGTTCTCAAAGTGTACTTTCGGAGTAGCCTGCAATTCGATTCGTCCGACGATACCGTTCCAGTTGCCTTGCGTCTGGTCGGTGATACTGTGGGAGTCGGGGCCTACGTTGATTTCCTTGATGCGGTTGTCAATGCGGATAGTAATCAGACACGTTTTTCCGGGGGCGACTGCAGAAGTCAGGTCATAGACGTGGGGAACACAAAGACTGTTCTGCATACCGAGTTCCTTTTGGTTTACCCAAACGGTGGTTTCGATATGCGGACGTTCCAGGAAAAGGGAGATTCTTTCCCCTTTCCAGTTGGAAGGGATTGTAACTTTCTTTTGATACCAGGCTACGCCTACATAATGTTTGTCGGGAGTCAGGAAAAAGGGGAGCTTTACTTGTCCCTCTATCCTGTATTTTTCCATATATGGGTTGAAGTAGTAAGAACTGTCGTAGAGGCTTCCCGTCCATTGGGTGCGGGCGGTCACTTCATCCCCCTTTAGCTTTTCGGGCATGGAGCCGGGCAGGTTGATAGAGTCGTCGAGGGATTTTTTGAACCATTGTTCCTTGACGCCGGTATCTTCCCGGTCTATCTGGAAGTTCCACTTGCCGGATAAGCTGAAAGAGTGATTTTGCCCCACTGCGGTCAGTATAGCGGCAAATACGATAGCAATACTTACTAAAAGTCGTTTCATGATATATAGAATTGATATGTTTTTCATTTCTTCTGAAAATCTGCCGCTAAAGTAGGGCTTTTTAAGGGTTTGGTAAATAGAAAGATGTACAGATACATAGAATATTGTATCAAAATGGATGTACAGGGCGGTTTGTGTACAAAACTACATGTATTTGAAATATTGTCCATGCTCTTTGTCTTTGAGGAGTTTGGGAGATGCCCTATATTTGCGAAGTAAACTTTTTAATCTTAAAAGGAACCATGAAAAAAGTATTTGTCTGGATAGCTTTCAGCCTTTGGTCGGTAATGACAATCTTTGCCGGTGAGAAAGCCTATCTCTTTTCTTATTTTATCAATGGCAGTAAAGACGGGTTGCATTTGGCATACAGTTACGATGGTCTGAACTGGCTGCCTCTGAATGGCGGACGCTCTTATCTGACGCCCTCTGTCGGTAAAGATAAATTAATGCGTGACCCAAGCATTTGCCAGTCTCCGAACGGAACATTCCACATGGTATGGACTTCCAGTTGGACAGACCGGATTATCGGATATGCCTCTTCCCGCGACCTGATTCACTGGAGTGAGCAACAAGCCATTCCGGTGATGATGCACGAGCCGGAAGCCCATAATTGTTGGGCGCCCGAACTGTTTTATGACGAGCCTTCGCAGACTTACTATATCTTTTGGGCTACCACCATCCCCGGCCGTCATAAGGAAGTGCCGACCAGCGAAAGTGAAAAGGGGCTGAATCATCGCATTTATTACGTAACGACGAAAGACTTCCGCACTTTCTCAAAGACAAAGATGTTCTTCAACCCAGATTTCAGCGTAATTGACGCTGCCATTGTGAAAGACCCGAAGCATGAAGACTTGATAATGGTGGTGAAGAACGAAAATTCCAATCCGCCGGAAAAGAATCTGCGTGTCACACGTACGAAGAAGATAGCGAAAGGATTCCCTACCAAAGTATCTGCACCCATTACAGGAAAATACTGGGCGGAAGGCCCGGCTCCTCTTTTTGTAGGTGATACGCTCTATGTCTATTTCGATAAATACCGTGACCACCGTTATGGCGCTGTCCGTTCGCTGGATTACGGCGAAACGTGGGAAGATGTTTCCGAACAGGTTTCCTTTCCGCGGGGTATCCGCCACGGAACAGCTTTTGCTGTCGATATTTCCGTAGTGGAAGCGCTGAAATCCAACCGCAACTACAACCCTTTGATTCCCGATAATGTGGCAGACCCTTCCGTAGCCAAGTTCGGTGATACGTATTATCTATATGGAACGACCGATTTGGATTACGGTCTGAACCGTGCCGGAACACCTGTCGTATGGAAATCGAAGGACTTTGTGAACTGGAGCTTTGAAGGCTCTCATATTAGCGGATTCGACTGGTCGAAGGAATATGAATATACGAATGATAAAGGCGAAAAGAAGAAAGGATATTTCCGTTACTGGGCTCCCGGAAGAGTGATTGAACAGGACGGCAAATATTATCTGTACACTACATTCGTGAAGCCGGACGAGAAAATGGGGACATATGTGCTCGTGGCAGACCGCCCGGACGGTCCTTTCCGCTTTGCCGACGGTAAGGGGCTTTTTGCTCCCGGAAAGGGCTTCTTGGCTGACAGTAAGGGACTCTTAGCTCCCGGAGAAGGCGGTATCGACAGCCCGGCTCTCATTGATGATATTGACGGAGAACCTTTTATTGACGATGACGGTACAGGATATATTTACTGGCGTCGCCGGAATGCGGCACGCCTTTCTGCGGACAGGCTTCATTTGGAAGGTGAGCCGGTGTCACTGAAAACACCCCGTCAGGGATATTCCGAAGGCCCTGTTCTGTTCAAGCGCAAAGGCATCTATTACTATATTTATACGTTGAGCGGACATCAGAATTATGCAAATGCCTATATGATGAGCCGTGAATCCCCCCTTACCGGCTTCGTAAAGCCGGAAGGCAATGACATCTTTTTATTTTCCTCTCCCGAGAACCAGGTATGGGGGCCGGGGCACGGCAATGTATTCTATGATGAAGGAACGGATGAATATATCTTCCTCTATCTTGAATATGGGGATGGCGGAACTACCCGCCAAGTGTATGCCAACCGTATGGAGTTTAATGACGACGGAACGATTAAGACTTTAATCCCCGATATTCGTGGTGTCGGCTATCTGGCAACTCCGCAAGAGACACGGATGAACCTCGCCTTGCAGGCTCATTTCTATGCTTCCAGCGAGAAAGCTCCCCGAACTTCCGTTGTTAATATTGAAACCCAGCCCAACCAACCTTTGCCGGATAAAGGCTCGGTGAAAAGCTATACACGTACACATACATATCAAGCAGCTTATGTAGCCGACGAATCAAATGGAACCCGCTGGATGGCTGCCGATACAGACAGCAGCCCCTATATCACGGCCGACTTGAAAGAAATCCGCAACATCAGCGAATGTCAGTTCTACTTTACCCGCCCCACCGAAGGACATACGTGGAGACTGGAGAAATCAATGGACGGAAAGCATTGGCAAACGTGCGCCGAACAAGGAAAAGTACAGGTACGCTCTCCTCATATTGCCAACGGTATTGGTAAAGCCCGTTATCTTCGCCTTCATATCCGCAGGGGAGTTGCTGGATTGTGGGAATGGAAAATCTATGAGAAATGATGATTTTTAGGCACGGATTACACGGCTTACGCTGTTGCAATATGCACACATATTTAGGAAAAACCGTGAAATCCGTGTAATCCGTGCCTAATTCTCCATTTATAAAACTAATATTGAACTAATAATCACACCGATAACCTCATCGAATTTATGAAATATATGATAAAAAGTAAAATGCTGGCAGCTTTCTGTGCCGCTTGCTTGCTGACCCTTTCAGCCACAGCACAAACCTCTTCCTGGTTTAATGACAAGGACCTGACATTGACAGGCGTCTATTATTATCCCGAACACTGGGATGAAAGCCAATGGGAGCGTGACTTCAAGAAAATGCATGAACTGGGATTTGAGTTTACCCATTTTGCCGAGTTTGCATGGGCGCAACTGGAACCCGAAGAGGGGCGTTATGACTTTGCCTGGCTCGACAGAGCCGTAGCTTTAGCTGCCAAATATGATTTGAAAGTAATCATGTGTACTTCTACCGCCACACCGCCCGTATGGATGAGCAGGAAATATCCCGAAATCCTACTGAAGAACGAAGACGGTACAATCCTCGACCACGGCGCCCGCCAGCACGCATCGTTTGCTTCCTCCCTGTATCGGGAATTATCTTATAAAATGATAGAAAAACTGGCACAGCATTATGGAAAAGACTCCCGTATTATCGGCTGGCAACTCGATAACGAGCCTGCCGTACAATTCGACTATAACCTGAAAGCGGAACTTGCCTTCCGTGATTTCCTTCGTGCCAAATACCATAATAACATCCGGCAATTGAATGATGCATGGGGAACGGCTTTTTGGAGCGAAGCCTATTCGTCTTTTGATGAAATAACCCTTCCCAAGCGTGTACAGATGTTTATGAATCATCATCAAATTCTAGACTACCGTCGTTTTGCAGCAACGCAGACCAATGATTTCCTGAACGAACAATGTCTATTAATCAAGAAATACGCCAAGAACCAATGGGTTACTACCAACTATATACCGAACTATGACGAAGGACATATCGGGGGTAGCCCTTCCTTTGACTTTCAGAGTTATACCCGCTATATGGTATATGGCGATAATGAAGGTATCGGTCGTCGGGGATATCGTGTCGGCAATCCGTTGCGTATCGCGTGGGCAAATGATTTCTTCCGTCCGATACAGGGAACCTACGGTGTTATGGAACTTCAGCCGGGACAAGTAAACTGGGGCGGCATTAATCCCCAACCCCTTCCGGGAGCAGTCCGCCTGTGGATGTGGAGTGTCTTTGCCGGTGGTAGTGACTTTATCTGCACCTACCGCTATCGTCAGCCTCTCTACGGCACAGAGCAATATCATTATGGAATAGTAGGCACGGACGGAGTAACGGTAACCCCCGGCGGAAGAGAATATGAAACCTTTATAAAAGAGATTCGCGAACTCCGCAAGCACTATTCTCCCCGCGAAACGAAACCTGCCGCATACATCGCACGTCGTACAGCTATTCTTTTCAACCATGAAAACTCCTGGAGCATCGAACGGCAGAAGCAGAACCGCACATGGGATACTTTTGCACACATCGAAAAATATTACCGTACTTTAAAATCCTTCGGAGCACCTGTCGATTTTATTTCAGAAGCCAAGAATCTGTCAGATTACCCGGTCGTTATCGCCCCGGCCTATCAATTGGCTGATAAGGCATTGGTAGACAAATGGATTACATACGTGAAGAATGGCGGAAATCTCGTCCTTACCTGTCGTACGGCACAGAAAGACCGCTACGGCCGTCTGCCGGAAGCCCCTTTCGGCTCTATGATTACCCCGCTGACCGGAAACGAAATGAATTTCTATGACTTACTTCTTCCCGAAGACCCCGGCACTGTTGTCATGAACGGAAAGGAATATTCCTGGAACACCTGGGGAGAAATCCTGAATCCCTCAGCCGATGCACAAGTATGGGTGACATATACCAATGAATTTTACGAAGGAAGCCCCGCAGTGACTTTCCGTAAATTGGGAAAAGGAACGATTACTTATGTCGGAGTGGACAGCCATAACGGTGCACTGGAAAAAGACCTGTTGAAGAAATTATATGCACAACTCGATATTCCGGTAATGGATTTGCCTTATGGCGTAATCCTTGAATACCGCAATGGCTTTGGAATTGTTCTGAACTATTCAGACCAGCCTTATACTTTCGACTTACCGAAAGGCAGTAAAGCATTGATAGGAACCCCGGAAATTCCCACGGCGGGCGTATTGGTCTTTTCAATATGAATATAGAATAGCATCTAATTCTAATCTTTGAATAGTTTTTTCCGTTCGGAAATGAGTTAAATGTATTATCATTACAAACAATTGGTTGTTGCTATGCTATTCTTAGTCTATTCCTTGGCTTATCTTATTTCTTCCAATAGCAGATGAATTTTCGTTCAACAATTGTTGAACGATAGCTTGATATATGTAGAACGTCCGTTCGACAACTGTTGAACGAAAATTCATTAGGCTATTAAAAACATCTTGATAGGACAAGAATTTATTAAAAACTGCTAATAGAAGGATTAGCTATAATTGACTCATATTTGCAAGGAAATGAATTAATTCTTACGAAAATTCTATTTTGTAGGATGCTATTGCTTTTATTAGAAATC contains:
- a CDS encoding rhamnogalacturonan acetylesterase — translated: MKTTIIGLLLLATLTVNAQEEVRTYQLSDAPRYSEETGYGYDLTATPEKGNKAPFFFSVRVPDGNYKVTVRLGSKKQAGVTTVRGESRRLFVENLPTKKGQFIDETFIINKRNPRITEKESVRIKAREKKKLNWDDKLTLEFNGDAPVCQSINIEPADPSVITVFLCGNSTVVDQDNEPWASWGQMIPHFFGTDVCIANYAESGESANTFIGAGRLKKALSQMKKGDYLFMEFGHNDQKQKGPGKGAYYSFMTSLKTFIDEARARGAYPVLVTPTQRRSFDATGHIRDTHENYPEAMRWLAAKENVPLIDLNEMTRTLYEALGPETSKRAFVHYLAGTYPGQTKDFADNTHFNPYGAYQIAQCVIEGMKKAVPELAKHLKIDPAYDPAHPDDVNTFHWNESPFTEIEKPDGN
- a CDS encoding sugar-binding domain-containing protein → MKRLLVSIAIVFAAILTAVGQNHSFSLSGKWNFQIDREDTGVKEQWFKKSLDDSINLPGSMPEKLKGDEVTARTQWTGSLYDSSYYFNPYMEKYRIEGQVKLPFFLTPDKHYVGVAWYQKKVTIPSNWKGERISLFLERPHIETTVWVNQKELGMQNSLCVPHVYDLTSAVAPGKTCLITIRIDNRIKEINVGPDSHSITDQTQGNWNGIVGRIELQATPKVHFENIQVYPDLSNQKALVRMNVQSASSAKGEITLSAESFNTDIRHKVAPVQQTFSIRPGDNAVEMELPMGKDFLTWDEFSPALYKLTATLSNGKQTDTKQVQFGMRDFKIEGKWFYVNGRKTMLRGTVENCDFPLTGYAPMDVASWERVFRICRSYGLNHMRFHSFCPPEAAFIAADLVGFYLQPEGPSWPNHGPRLGNGQPIDKYLMDETIALTKEYGNYASYCMLACGNEPSGRWVAWVSKFVDYWKATDPRHVYTGASVGNSWQWQPHNEFHVKAGARGLSWAGARPESMSDYRARIDTVKQPYVSHETGQWCVFPNFNEIRKYTGVNKAKNFEIFRDILNDNHMGSQSYDFMMASGKLQALCYKHEIEKTLRTPDYAGFQLLALNDYSGQGTALVGVLDVFFEEKGYINAEQFRRFCSPTVPLARIPKFVYANNETFHADIEVSHFGAAPLQEAKTVYTIKDKFGKVYAHGSVGTHNIPIGNLCSLGSVDMDLAGITTPQKLNLEVRIEGSDAVNDWDFWVYPAQVELTQGDVYTTDTLDAKALSVLQEGGNVLITAAGKIQYGKEVKQYFTPVFWNTSWFKMRPPHMTGIFVNEYHPLFRQFPTEYHSNLQWWELLNKAQVMQFTDFPAEFQPTIQSIDTWFISRKIGMLFEAKVLNGKLLMTSMDITSQPEKRIVARQMHKAILDYMNSDAFRPSTVITPEQIQTLFTKVAGDVKSYTKDSPDELKPKIN
- a CDS encoding family 43 glycosylhydrolase, with the protein product MKKVFVWIAFSLWSVMTIFAGEKAYLFSYFINGSKDGLHLAYSYDGLNWLPLNGGRSYLTPSVGKDKLMRDPSICQSPNGTFHMVWTSSWTDRIIGYASSRDLIHWSEQQAIPVMMHEPEAHNCWAPELFYDEPSQTYYIFWATTIPGRHKEVPTSESEKGLNHRIYYVTTKDFRTFSKTKMFFNPDFSVIDAAIVKDPKHEDLIMVVKNENSNPPEKNLRVTRTKKIAKGFPTKVSAPITGKYWAEGPAPLFVGDTLYVYFDKYRDHRYGAVRSLDYGETWEDVSEQVSFPRGIRHGTAFAVDISVVEALKSNRNYNPLIPDNVADPSVAKFGDTYYLYGTTDLDYGLNRAGTPVVWKSKDFVNWSFEGSHISGFDWSKEYEYTNDKGEKKKGYFRYWAPGRVIEQDGKYYLYTTFVKPDEKMGTYVLVADRPDGPFRFADGKGLFAPGKGFLADSKGLLAPGEGGIDSPALIDDIDGEPFIDDDGTGYIYWRRRNAARLSADRLHLEGEPVSLKTPRQGYSEGPVLFKRKGIYYYIYTLSGHQNYANAYMMSRESPLTGFVKPEGNDIFLFSSPENQVWGPGHGNVFYDEGTDEYIFLYLEYGDGGTTRQVYANRMEFNDDGTIKTLIPDIRGVGYLATPQETRMNLALQAHFYASSEKAPRTSVVNIETQPNQPLPDKGSVKSYTRTHTYQAAYVADESNGTRWMAADTDSSPYITADLKEIRNISECQFYFTRPTEGHTWRLEKSMDGKHWQTCAEQGKVQVRSPHIANGIGKARYLRLHIRRGVAGLWEWKIYEK
- a CDS encoding beta-galactosidase — its product is MKYMIKSKMLAAFCAACLLTLSATAQTSSWFNDKDLTLTGVYYYPEHWDESQWERDFKKMHELGFEFTHFAEFAWAQLEPEEGRYDFAWLDRAVALAAKYDLKVIMCTSTATPPVWMSRKYPEILLKNEDGTILDHGARQHASFASSLYRELSYKMIEKLAQHYGKDSRIIGWQLDNEPAVQFDYNLKAELAFRDFLRAKYHNNIRQLNDAWGTAFWSEAYSSFDEITLPKRVQMFMNHHQILDYRRFAATQTNDFLNEQCLLIKKYAKNQWVTTNYIPNYDEGHIGGSPSFDFQSYTRYMVYGDNEGIGRRGYRVGNPLRIAWANDFFRPIQGTYGVMELQPGQVNWGGINPQPLPGAVRLWMWSVFAGGSDFICTYRYRQPLYGTEQYHYGIVGTDGVTVTPGGREYETFIKEIRELRKHYSPRETKPAAYIARRTAILFNHENSWSIERQKQNRTWDTFAHIEKYYRTLKSFGAPVDFISEAKNLSDYPVVIAPAYQLADKALVDKWITYVKNGGNLVLTCRTAQKDRYGRLPEAPFGSMITPLTGNEMNFYDLLLPEDPGTVVMNGKEYSWNTWGEILNPSADAQVWVTYTNEFYEGSPAVTFRKLGKGTITYVGVDSHNGALEKDLLKKLYAQLDIPVMDLPYGVILEYRNGFGIVLNYSDQPYTFDLPKGSKALIGTPEIPTAGVLVFSI